One Gigantopelta aegis isolate Gae_Host chromosome 1, Gae_host_genome, whole genome shotgun sequence genomic region harbors:
- the LOC121369287 gene encoding lymphotoxin-alpha-like: protein MLPFRQTVAIFLMVTNVVLLSVVVYKTSQLYTKPHSTIFSNSEICHKVTCKPGERCCDVTATNKTVNGSLYCCYDDYDDYVDYGERIRSIMLKQLKDNYERDIKNDDHLQRVRKVAVVVNEDKTQQKPAAHLQMDPDAVYDKDEHISALRWKTNGKRSFVKDGLTVVEEGIRVEKEGNYFIYSNVVFYGNQTKELDFARLCHYLDKRVPTTRRSKFQQLSSNPQSTCKVRRGKLAFAPSYIGAVYHLEAGATVMVRTSSVDRLVKQPQSTYFGIYMI, encoded by the exons ATGTTGCCATTTCGTCAGACTGTGGCCATTTTCCTGATGGTTACAAATGTGGTGCTGCTCTCTGTCGTGGTGTATAAAACATCACAGCTGTACACGAAACCGCACTCTACCATCTTCAGTAACTCGGAGATCTGTCACAAGGTCACGTGTAAACCAGGAGAGCGGTGCTGTGACGTCACTGCAACCAACAAAACCGTCAATGGTTCTTTGTATTGCTGTTACGATGACTACGATGACTACGTTGACTACGGGGAACGTATTCGTAGTATTATGCTAAAG cAACTGAAGGACAATTATGAAAGGGATATAAAAAATG ATGACCATCTCCAGAGGGTGAGGAAAGTTGCTGTTGTTGTAAACGAAGACAAAACTCAACAGAAACCTGCTGCTCATCTGCAGATGGACCCTGATGCAGTGTATGACAAAG ATGAACATATCTCGGCTCTCCGGTGGAAAACAAATGGGAAGAGATCGTTTGTGAAAGACGGACTCACTGTCGTTGAAGAAGGGATTCGGGTGGAGAAAGAAGGTAACTATTTCATCTACAGCAACGTCGTGTTTTACGGCAACCAGACTAAGGAACTCGATTTCGCCAGACTTTGTCATTACCTGGACAAACGCGTCCCCACGACAAGAAGGTCTAAATTCCAACAGCTGTCGTCCAACCCCCAGTCGACGTGTAAAGTCCGACGAGGGAAGCTCGCCTTCGCGCCATCCTACATCGGCGCTGTCTACCATCTGGAGGCCGGGGCCACGGTGATGGTGAGGACGTCGTCGGTGGATAGACTTGTCAAACAGCCACAGTCGACGTACTTCGGAATTTACATGATTTAA